The segment TTGAAAGCTTAGAAACTTGAGCTCAAACATTTACATGGGGACTGTGGAACGAACTTCCTCTTCAAACTTGAATTCATATTGATTCGATCTGGAACTTACCATGCTATGGAGGAAATATTGGCAGTTGCCTTAAATCTCAATTTGAAACACCTTTCTAACagccatttttgatgatttttctttgGCTGGCATGGCGTTACTGTTTTCTTATTGCTAACATCTGTTTTTTTAGGATTCCTTGACAGCtctcaaagaaaagaaacaacaaACTGTATATCGCTTGACTGTCGTGAAAGGGTGGAATAGAGAAGATGTAGATGTAAAAAGCATTGGGAAGCCTAGTTTTGTTGAAATCAAGACAAACTGTGGATCGGAAGTCTTTTGCTCACTCATGATGATCTTTTTTACAGTTCTGCCACATCAAAGTTAAATGGCATTCTAATGTGAAGGTTTTCTCAGAGGCATTGACTCTTAAAAGTGAAGGGGAGTATGAGGGTTTATGTGAACATGCACACTCATGCAGTGTCCTGTCAAAAACCAGAAAGTTCAAGGTCAATGTCCTATTGTATACATGGTTAGTAACGGCATCATTATTGTCTTTTGGAGTGTATCTGGAGTCATCCTTTTTTCTTGGTTTTAAACATCGTTTCTCACTGATGGTTCAGGTGGCTTCAGGAAGACCTTTCAACAGCGAGGATTATATGGCTCTCACTCCATCCTGGGCCATCTATGGAGCCGAGGAAAGTAGATATTATCCCAATCAATCCTGGTACAGGAAAAAGTGACATCAAAAGTGAAAAAGTTAAGTAATTCAGAATTATATCAGTATCGGGCAGCATAATCCATTTCGGGTTATCATTTTCTTTGCATTTTTACAGTTTTGCTTTATGTGGCTATGCTTACGGATAAAAAGTCTGATTCAAATGACAGTTTTCTGCCTGTAGTTTTATTGTAGTCATATTCTCTGAAAACAATTTTAACTTCAGTCATTTTAGTTGTAGAGCTCATGATGTAAGTGGCTCAATTATGTGTTTTTAGTACAAATGAGGTTAGAGTTTCAAATCTGAAGTAGTTAGATTTTACATTTATAGttatatgaattaaatttaaCTTTGGAGCGCAAAATCCATTTCTTAAATTTGATTCCAAGAATAGGGAATGCATTAATTAAATAATCATCTGGTTTCTGCGGATGTTTTGGGCTCAAACAATTTTAGAACCGACCTTTGAAAATGGCAACATGATAACCAGTTGCCAAcggaaaaaaaaaacatcattttCAGAAGAAATTGAGGCCTTGTATGATAGACAATTTGATTGGACAGTACTAAGCAGCAGACCAATTAACCTACAAATTTATCTTACATTTGAGAGGTGGGGACATTTTCCTACTCAGAAATGTCCCCATCAGTTCTTATTTAAACCTAATGTTTTGTTCCTTTTGTCGGACTTCGTCTTatgttttttaaatttaacttccCTAAGCATAAAAATGGCTAAATGGTCATTTTCCAGTCACAGTATTTGGTAAAAGACGAATACAGATTACAGTGTATTAAAAGCCACTTCTTTATTTATCAAGGTTGAATCAGGGAATGTTTTAGGGAATGTTTTCTTTCTAAAAGCACTCCTTGCGCTCAAAGAGTCGGGACTTTCACAATGCATGTGTGTAAATCTTTGATTGAGATGTATATACAAGAAACCAGATTGGCAAATGTGGCCCTGAAAATGTTAAATCAAATCATTGAAACGTGTAGTTGGATGACAGCAAGATTGGTGTTGGATGACAAGCTCAGTCCCCTGCGCTGTGCAACATCTACCGCACTATAATATACTACTTGCCAGTTAACTTCTAGTATATATCTTTCTGTTGTAAAAACAGTGACATCTCAGTTTCTCAACTCAGGCTTTGGGTTTTTGCATTTACAGACAATAATAAAGATAGAGATAAAAGAAAATTGCTGATAAAAAATTGGGCAACTTCAATCAAACAGTAGTGTTGCTTGAGATTTTCGGGTGGGGATTTTTTATTTACTCAAACGACTTGTCAAAAGCTATGCAGAGGGTACAGATAAGGAGGGTCCTACTGGCAAGAGCGCGTCTGGGTGTGGCAAATGGCAAAACCTCTTCACTTCTTGCTGCAGCTACTTAGAAAAACTGTTTCTTGCAATAACTAGCCAACTGTTTTGACTTTTGTCAATCACTAGTGTctctaattaaaataaaactctCACGCGCCTTTATATCATTCGGGAATCACTTGCCGCTCAAGTTTTCGTGGTAAAGAAAGAGCACAGCAATAAAAGAGATTTGCCTCCATTGCTGCGCATTGAGTTATTGTGGCTGTGTTGTTGATATCAGGTGCTAATGTGTTGGCAGCAGTCTCTAGTTACTTTCTTGTTCACTGCAATTATGATTTATAAGGCAGAGCTGGCACTGGCACCAGCAAAGTGCCTCATATCTTCCCCACCTTCAGAATTTAATTCTGCTTTCAGCTTTCAACTTTACCCCCTCATTCAATGTCACCAAACATTAAAATTCCTACATTATGGAGTTAACTAAGCAAATCCCTTTCTTTTCTTGGCTCCAAGTTTCTTCAACTTCCAATATGATTAATACAGTACCTACTAGCTAGGCTTTCTTTTACTTTGTTTGAGTAATTAAGTCCAACAGCAAAGGAAAAGAATACagtcaattaaaataataataatcagaATGAAAAGAAACAGTTTAACAAGAAAAATACGTAATAGTAATAGTTGTAACAACCCTAATCTGCTATAAAGTTCATGCAATGGTATAAGAATAAAAACCATCTCTGGTTTAAGCTATGTTTTGTTTATACAGAAAATTTATGGGAAAAAGATGGTTAAGAGAGCCCAAATACTGCaattaagaaaggaaaagaaaaagcaagGCCCTTTGTATTATGCTTTTCTGTGTTTACATTTGAAACGGATAAACTGATAAAGCAACAAATTTGATGAAAGCAAGAAGTTTTCATCATAAAAGCTGGAAGCTTTATCTTTATCCTACTCAAGCATGACAAgctaaattcattttaaaatctTCCTTTCTTGGAGCTACCATATATGtagtaaagaagaagaagaagaagaagaagcagaaAAAAATGGATTTTACCAGACTTTATAAAGGCAAATTGAAGCAATTTTAGCTGCTCTTTCTTGGTTTACTTTTTCTTCTCGTTCTCCTTGTTGGAGGCTGCTTAGGTGCCACTGATTGCTCCTCTCCTCTCTTCATGCCTCCCATCGAAGCTGATGAAGCCTCTGCCTCTGCTTTTGGTTGTGGCTTTTGCTCTTGTTgctcttcatcttcttcttcaactTTTTGATGATGTTCCTCAGTAATTCTTAGTTGCTTTGATTGGGTCTCAGTAACTTCAGCTGCTTcctcttcttttatttcttcAGTTTCAGTTTTCTCAACAGTCTTTCGTGGTCTACCTCTCTTTCTTGGAGTGAGAGGCTGCTGAGACTGTTGTTGAGGGACCTCTTCACCAGCTGATGAAGCCTCAGCTATTGCTACTGAAAGTTCCTTTGTCTTTTGAGGCTTCTTCTTCTTACCCATCAATCTTTCCTTATCAATTAGCTTTCATTCAACGACCCAGAAATAAACCATCAATATCAAATCTTTCTATGACTTgtttttattttactatattttttttaatgtttgaaGCTTTCTGTTTATTGAATCCAAAATTAATTCATTCAAATATGCCCCCTAGGTGTATTATTTTTTATACAACACCTTAAAGCAACTGGACCAATATCTTTGACCAATATCAAGATTCTGGAAACCCCATTAATAcaaatctcttcttttttttttttttggtttctttTCCTCTAATTCCCTTTTATTCTATTCTATATACTATACAATCTACTACCAAATACCAATATCAATAGTAAATGCTTCTATTTGCAAAGAATAAACAAAGCTAAAAAAGCCATTAAATTTACTTTCCTTTTCTTTATCTACCAACCCTATCCATCCATCCTAATATATGCGTGTGTGTGCATATATATGCTATTCTTTTGCAGCAAAAGAAAAGACGAGCAGGAGAAAATATGGTCGAAAGCTAACCCTTTTCCCCGCACcctcataaattttctttttatattgTTCAACATGGATAGTTCAAGAActaagaaaatgaagcaaaatgaaGTGGCTATACAAGCCATGGTTAAAACGATTAGAATTGTTTGTGtatatctttttattttcttttttggcAAGAAGAATTGTTTCTCTCATAAATAACCGAGCATTGGTGGAATTAAAATTCTGTACCTATAAATTAATCAATCAAATTAGTTGGATTGACAATTAATTTGAAAAGTGATTTTAAACAAATTAGATTAAAAATTGATACGAACCTATTAAACCAACAATTAAACTGGATAAATCAATGGTTAAACCaagatttttgaattttttaaatttttttgaaattttaatttaaccaAACCGATTACACCAACTAAACTGATTGGAACAATTCAATATAGCAAAACAGTAGAATACTGGTACCAATACATTATGACTTTAGAGGAATCGCCAAGATAACCATGGTTAAATAATGACTAGGGGTTTGAAACCAGTGTGTTGTGACTTGTGATCCTCAATTCTCGTTTATAAAATAAGGGTGGTTTGGGTTTTGCCTATAACGTGGTTAAAGGGTTGGAGTGTACTGTACAATGACTCAGAAGTCAGATCCAGTGTCTCAGTCTGACAACTTGTGTCGCTATACGGCCATGGAGCCCTCCAGCTATATACCCCTGCTGAGATTCATAAACATTTAACCCTCCCACTGGACTTAATCATTGTGGTTCAGGGCCAGCTAAAGATATTAATTATGGCAAATTGAAGGCACAAACAATAGTTAATCTACTACAATTCTGCCAACTCTCATCAGTATCATCAGCTTACAGGATCAAATTTTCAGTAGTATTCAAAGACCATTCCTCATGATATGCAAAGCTAAGCAAACTCGGAAATGCAACTATAAATGTACAAAAAGCTTGTTAGACAGCTAATAGACATACACCCAACCTAGAGTCAACTGGGCTACCATACAACTAATATAATATTTGTAATTCATGGCGAATAAATAGATTCTTCAGTCACTTGGTTGAGGTCGTGACTCCAAGAATAATCTTACAGTCGAGTGGATTAGAGAAGGTTCTGCCATTGCGCCGTTCCCATAGTCCCCACAAGCTAGTCTTTTGGAGACAGGGGGGATGAGAGAAATACCAAGCTCATCAATTGTCATGAGATGCTTTTCTGTGAAAGGGTTGCTCCACATGAAAGTGTTCATAGCTGGTGCCACAAACATTGGCTTGCTGTAGTCCCATGCTCGTACGACACAAGTTAACAAATTGTCACATAATCCTCCAGCAATCTGCATCAGCATATATtaggaaaataataaaaaggcTTAAGAGAAGAGTTGCAATTGCATCGTGCAATAAGATCATTTAAGCAACAAACCAGCTCACGAAAAGGGTAATATCAAAAGCATATGACAGCAGGAAAAAAAATGTTCAGGTACATGAATGCTTAGCATAAATTATAAACTCATGGTCAACCAAAATTATAATTGACATAAAGCATAAAATAAGTACTCACACCTTAATCACTCAAAATTAGGTGACTTTTAGGGATAATAGTCCCAAGTCTCAACGCATTTTCAGTTCTCTTTACATTGACATGCACATATAATGAATGTTGAGCGTCCCTTCAACAATTAATACAATGTACAAGAAAAGAGGAACAAATATATACCAAAATACGGGAAAATAAGATTACCTTGCCAAGTGTGTTTGCTGACAATGGGGCAATGACCATAATATCAGCCCATCGACGAAGCTCAATGTGAAGCACACTGTCACCTATTTTCCCCCAACTAGACCATTCCTCCTCATCAGTGTAAAGCTTTAGATCCTTAGGAAGTGATGCTATGTCAATGAAATGCAAAGAAGCTTTCGTGGCAACTGCTTTTACTTCTGCCCATTCAGAGAAACAATGGCAGAGATTCCCAAACTTTATGGCAGCTACACTTCCACTGGCAGCGAGTAAAACCCGGGGTTTTCTTGGGGTAGGATTGACCTTAACCATCTCCCTATCTGCACCTTGAGGCTCAGGATACGCCATAACCTATGCAAATCTAAGCAAGAATAACCTTGATTACACCTTTCAAAACTGTCAGTCTTCTTTCTACATTCAACTATCAGTTAATTAATCCCAGAAAAAAGGAAGTACAGCCACCACAATAAATCGAAAGTAAAACCCCAAATCCATCCCCAAAAGAAAGGAACTTTCCCCCACTAAGGATTTGCAACCCAAAACCCACTTCAAAATTTCATGATACAGATCAATTACGATAGAGAAAATTCGAGATTAAATATGAAGTAAGCAGGAGCGTGGGAGTTGCAGAGCTTTCGCATTGCGTAGAAAAACGAGGTGCTTACCTGGAATCTAAGATTAGAGAGGAATCTGGGCTTTCTGCTTCAGATGTTCTTGCGACTTGCAGAGAGATTTGAAACGCAAAGAAGCGCGAGAGTTGAGCTTTCGAAAGGGCCCCTGGTACAAAAAGAAATGCTGCCTTTTGATGATCTGCTGCTACTTGCTATACCAAAATGCCTTTACGGAGCGCTGCAATACTTTACCAATCCTACTCCTTTTTTTATGGTAGGTAATTTTTACTGCCACTGCACAAAAAAGGGGATTTCCTCGGTTGCTCTGCCCACTCTTTTTTTCTAACCAGCACTAGAGGTGACAATGGGTATTTGGTTTTTGGTCTCTTGGTTTCAAGAATTGGGCTTCTCTTACTAAACCGAAGCTTCTCCTTTGGGGTTTTTAATACGTTAAAAGGCTTCTTTGTACAAGTTTAAAGTAGGAAGGCCCAATAAGTCCGAGGAGACTAACATCTAAATGCTAATGATTTCATGGCGCAACGGGCGACGGCCACGTTGACATAGCTGCAGATTGTCCCTCAGTCAATCATCAAAGCGGGGCAAGGCAGGGACAAGGCAGAACATCCCTTTCAAACGGCACCAGCCTCGTAAAGTGTAATAATCTGGGGGTGCTAATCGGATAAGGTAATCGATATATATTATAATACATAGGTAGCGTAAGTCACAGAGGTAACCCATCTCTCTCAGTATATTCAACCATTTGACAAATTTACTCGTAGAGAAAAATCCTAAATAAGATTAGTCATCTAAAAGTCCCATCACCCATTCAATTTTAAGATTATTGGGACAAGTCATTTCAATTAACACTGTAGCAGTATATATAATGTAAGGCTAGAAGTTTCTTGTATATTTGGAGACTCTGGGCTTTCGTAGTCTTTGTATATGTGCTTATCCACAATTTTTATTTAGGAAATCAAAAGCGATAATCTTAGAGGTTGAAAGCGATTTGAGAGGTCAATAGTTAGTGACTAGCAAAGTAGATTTTTTTCTTTTCGATTAATAGAAGACAATTTATACATTTCCCCAAGTTAGAATTTTTGTGGATGGAAGATTTTCCTGGTAAAGATTATTTCCTTGGTAAGGAAATTCCTTTGCAGATTTTGTGGTGCTCTATATTTCTAGAGTAACTGATATTTTCATAATTTGGCTGGTTGTGTGacgtgtgtgtttaatatttgttAATTGTCATGTGCCTGGTTATTTTTGCTTCttcaaaggttttttttttttaattaattttctctTGGAAGGAGAGGAAGATAGTTAAAAACTCAAAGAAGGGCTTCAATTAGATCCTCTTGCTTGCTATCATTCCAAACTTGGAGATAAGAGAAAGCTGACCCCTGGTTTGCTTATCTGTAGGATCCCCTGGGGAAGCTGCTGGTGGTGGTGGGTacttttatttcaatttccaaatgatgaatattattattttgaagttgATCTTTATTTTAAATTCCCACTTGGTTGTCTTAATTCTTTTGTTGTTCTATGGAAATTTCAAGTAAGCTAATAGaaggttgatttttttttatcttttttgtgcAATCTGAAACTTTTTTTTATCACTTTGGGATTACTTAACAACTAATTGTGTATAttttcaaaggaaaaaaaaatctgGACTTTTCCCTGATCTGTATTAGCGATGATCATAATATTGTAAAGTTGGAAACTCATCTTCTTTTTATGGCAAGGAGTTTACTACTTGTTTGACTgcttatgcttttttttttttttctgttattGTTTTTCCTCCATATTTCAAGGGTCTATGTTCCTAAATTTTTTGTGGTTTAGGCATTTATTTAGATTTTGACTTGGAAACCTCTTATCAAGATCTCCCTTGAATTTTTCTCATATATGCTTTGTTCCTATACCCTTCTCTCTCCCGTAATTTCGACCTAGCTGATTCGGATGGCTTATTCCTTGTGATTATCTGACTGGCATTAATCTCAATTTGTTATAACAGGTTTTTACAGGCATTTCAAATACCATTTTCTATGGTTCTTTGGCTGTTCTGATTCTAATTGATGTTGGAGGGGTTCACTGAGGATTAAGCTCCTCAATCATGGAAGGTCTTTGTGAAACACCAGAAAATGGTAAAGTAGCAGATCCCGACCTTCGGAATATTCAGTACTTGCCATCCTCTACCGGATTATCATTACTTTGGTTTGATATGAGAGTCTTCTATGTTAGAGTCAGCAAATTTCAGGTTGATGATTCAACCCCCGAGTTTCTGACTCTCAATCATATCCCCTTAGACCCTGACACCCTTTTGGAAGTTAATGGCATTAGAAGCAGCATATACTCTGATGGGGTCTCTATACTCCTTAGAAGGGATCGTGTAGATAAGAGATCGGAAGAAGTCACCTTTGTGAGCACAGATAATGTTAGGCTGACAGGAAGTGTGAAATTTGAGGTGTTTGATAAAAAGGATCTTATTCTCTCTGGTATTTTGGAAATGTCTAGTAGTAATGGCTTCATTGGGGAATCGAAAAATAACATGAAGCAATGGAGTATGAATTGTGAATCAAATATCACATCTGGCAGGGGTTTCCTGAAGGGAAAGCTCATTTCTTCTCCCAAATTATCACCACCAACCATTGAGGTTTATGTTGCGGGGTGTTTTTCTGGGAAACCAATCATCTTGACCAAAACATTGCAACTTAATTACCGGAAGAAGCATAATCGGAAGGGAACATTAGATGCAATCCCGGAATACGAGAGCACTGAATGCCAGAAAGATATGTCACCTGAACTTGATATGCAGGTAACATACCTGATATATCACCATTAAAATTCCAGTTCGTATCTTTTCTGTTCTCTTTAGCGGACTAATTTACTGTCTTTGAGCCATGCTTTGGTGCTGCATTGTTAATCTTACCATTTTAGAAGCTCATATTCTGTATATTTAAGGTTGGCTAATCCTGACAAATTACTGTGATTTAAAAGTCAttaagttttcttttattttctgttAGTTTCCTTCCTCATTGTTGTGGCTGCCAATGTGCTTCCTGTTCCGAAACATGTTTCTTTTTGCAATATGGTCCATACTTGCAAGATTTGAAATGGATTGGAAACAGAATCTTTATCCTATATGTGTCATCAGTGTATGGACAAGTAGATTAGGATATACCCCCTTTCCTTTTCTCTTGTGTACTTTCCAATATAATTGGTCTGCCAATCGTGACAGCTATAGGCCCACTAGAGCCATACTGGTTTGGTTTCATGTAGAGGCCACTTTTCCTGGCCGTTTCTTGCCATTTTGTTTTTTGGGGGGTACCCCATTCTCTTCTCTCTAAGCAAATGCTGTGTTATAGAGTGCATTGCAATCCAAGTATTTGATTAAGTAGCAACTTGCTAGCCAATCGAGGGTCAATGTTGTTTACTTTATCTTGCTTATAAGCTGAATGCTGTCTTTGAATCAACACATTTAATTTGGAATTGTTTTGCGAACCTGTATCAGACCAGCCTCAAAAAAGTTGCTGTTGATCTTTAGGCTTTGTACTTTGCACAAAACTTCCTATTACATGAATGGATATACTGAACTCTTGCTACCAAAAAACTGGTTGGAGTTTCTAAACATACTACCATATTTTCTCAAATTTTGTTTGAGCATGACCTAATATTTTGTAGACCTCCGTTGTTGCTTGCTGTTTTAACTCACCTTATACAATGAAAGTAGAGATCTCTTCCTCTTTGAAGACAAATCATATCGCGGGGAAACTAATGTGTTGAACCCTCTTTTATTTAAAACTTTATGTACTTGTATTAGTTGTTTTCTTCTTTGGCATCTCTTCGATTGGTTATCGTTATCTTTATGTCATTCGATTCCTTGGTATAATGCCACTCTTAGTTTCGATGGTATAAGGTTTGGTCTTTGGCAAACTAGAATATTCTCACCCCGTCAGGATTGGATATCTGCTGAATCAGTTCAGGCTTTCATTTCATCCTTAAGATATGATTCTTAGCGAGGATCATAAAGCTTTGCCTTTTTACCTGTGTGCAGTATATGTTTGAGATGGAGAGACAAGAAAGCCACGGGACAAATCCTTAAAATTAACATTCCTGTTAAATTCAAGTTTTTTATTTCGAtagtttgttttctttcatgCGACACATTTCACTCATCTCTAACTTTTCATGTTACGTTCCATTTTTATAGTTTTCAGAATACAGAAACTACAAACCACCAAACGAAGAAGACTACAGTAATATTTTCTGGAGGAGGACAGAGTACATGGATGGCGAAGATGGTGAGCTCTCATGGTTCAATGCAGGTGTAAGGGTTGGTGTAGGGATCGGTCTTGGTGTTTGTCTTGGCGTCGGTATAGGAGTTGGATTGTTGGTTCGTACTTACCAAGCTACCACTCGAAGCTTCAAAAGGCGGCTTATCTGAGCCCTTGCATCTAAATCGGTATTACAGCCCGCTCTGTTGAGATCCAAAAGCATTAACGCCATCTTGTATACAAGGATGCATCATTCAGTACAGATTTTGACTGAGTAGCTCCCCGCGCTGCTTTGCAATTAGTTTGTTAGATAGTTTTATTACTGCTATTGGGAAGTAAATGATTGTTTAGGTATTACATGTTAAAGCCTGTATGACTTGTATTTCCCTGTATATAACTCTGCTTTTGAGGCAACTGATGTGTGTTCTGTTTtcatggtaaaaaaaaaaaaaaaagtacactTAGTTTTTGTACAAGGGTTGGTTGGTTTGTCACAATTTTGGAGGATTGTTATACATTTATTTCATTGTTATTATAAAATTtccaaatatatttatattttattaataaaattatatataaataaattcataAGTCATGGTTGTGATATCAGATAATTAGGGTGATAGTTATGACCTGGATGTGGAAACTTAATTGGAATGCTGAAATCTTCTGGTTAGATAAGCTTTAGCCCTACTTACGTGCACTGATGGAAAAACCCGTATGTTACTTAAAAGTATTTAATTCCATTATGTCAACATTTGTATAGATAATTAGATATAAAAGATATCCTCGCCAAGActctaaatatataaaataatttatatgtgaaagaaattttagaaattgaaatatctATGTTTTATATATAGACACTCGGAATGAATATTTGGATAAACTAGAAAATTTTAGTTATGAATTTTTGTaggttaaatgctcaaattatgACCCAATTTTTTAGGGGTTGCTGTTGAATTTGTCAAAATGAAAATAAGAGCCAAACTTGATTTAAATTGTGACAGTCAGATTTTAAAATTGGATTGATGATTAAATGGATTAGATTATCATTTTTAGttttatcaaataaattattaaaaattcataaaaattaaaaattaaaattaattaaattgattcaACCGTTAATTCAATTACTAATTCAACTAATTTTTTAGTTCAGGTCAATCGATTCAATCTCTCTCTCTACATTGATTCCTAATCAATTTTTTATCCGATTGATCAATGCAGTCGAATTCTTAAAATAGTGtctttgttaaataaataaaaaattgtttTCAAGAAATTCGTAGATTCATTGGCTAAAATGGAGGCTCAAAACAAGATATTTTTCTTAGCTTGGTTTTAATTTTGCCTGCATTTTGGTATTTGATGTgggttaaatatttaaattaggtTCTAATTTTTAGAGGTTGTTTATATAAGGGTTAAACTTTTCAAAATgattatataaatgttaaatattttaaaatagtcAAATAATGACTAAATATTTTCGAAAGTGTTTAAATAATGGGTTTTTCAAATGTTGTATatcaagttttaaattatgtttttatgttttttttgttattatgtaATATTTGATTTTGCTATCATGCATTCCATTCTAAATAAGTCAACATCCTCCTAATTTTTACTATAACTAGACCGTAACTAGACCGAAAGTGCATAAAATTCTTATTTGTGCACTTTTTTGAGCTTTATATGACTATTTTAAAATGTTTGATCTTTATGTAAATAACCTTTAAAAGGTTAAGTCCTGATTTGAACATTTAGCCATTCAATGTGttggttatttttattattaacatACAGACACCAATTGACCGGGGACAAAGACAGGGGACCGGGGGGAGAGAATCTATAACAATCCAGTTTGTCTATCAAGATTTTGACTGAAAGtaataatcaaattaggaaagtTAAAAGACATATTACAAGTGTATGCATTATTtatttatgcatattttattttacattctttCACATGATTAATTATGAAGTTCATAAATCTAGCAAGATCAATTAATCATTATgagttatcaaattaaaataattaatttatcacgagttattaaattaaagaatcaatttataaatttataatgctCCAAATTCATAGTAGAACATTTAATTAGGAAACTTAATAATTTATTGAACTGATatatttaatgtaacacccctaacccaaatccgtcaccgaaatagagttacggagcattaccggagttaccgattcatttatcagatatttcattaa is part of the Gossypium arboreum isolate Shixiya-1 chromosome 5, ASM2569848v2, whole genome shotgun sequence genome and harbors:
- the LOC108485523 gene encoding uncharacterized protein LOC108485523 — translated: MGKKKKPQKTKELSVAIAEASSAGEEVPQQQSQQPLTPRKRGRPRKTVEKTETEEIKEEEAAEVTETQSKQLRITEEHHQKVEEEDEEQQEQKPQPKAEAEASSASMGGMKRGEEQSVAPKQPPTRRTRRKSKPRKSS
- the LOC108484515 gene encoding phosphopantothenoylcysteine decarboxylase-like gives rise to the protein MAYPEPQGADREMVKVNPTPRKPRVLLAASGSVAAIKFGNLCHCFSEWAEVKAVATKASLHFIDIASLPKDLKLYTDEEEWSSWGKIGDSVLHIELRRWADIMVIAPLSANTLGKIAGGLCDNLLTCVVRAWDYSKPMFVAPAMNTFMWSNPFTEKHLMTIDELGISLIPPVSKRLACGDYGNGAMAEPSLIHSTVRLFLESRPQPSD
- the LOC108486277 gene encoding uncharacterized protein At1g01500 encodes the protein MEGLCETPENGKVADPDLRNIQYLPSSTGLSLLWFDMRVFYVRVSKFQVDDSTPEFLTLNHIPLDPDTLLEVNGIRSSIYSDGVSILLRRDRVDKRSEEVTFVSTDNVRLTGSVKFEVFDKKDLILSGILEMSSSNGFIGESKNNMKQWSMNCESNITSGRGFLKGKLISSPKLSPPTIEVYVAGCFSGKPIILTKTLQLNYRKKHNRKGTLDAIPEYESTECQKDMSPELDMQFSEYRNYKPPNEEDYSNIFWRRTEYMDGEDGELSWFNAGVRVGVGIGLGVCLGVGIGVGLLVRTYQATTRSFKRRLI